The nucleotide window TTACATGAAAACGCCATAATTATATGTACAAAATAGATCGCTCAACATAACATGAAATTGTGTTCTCTCCATATCTCCTGAGAGTCACATAGCGggaaataatattactatcTATATTGCAATGTTTCATGGCGTTTAGGCTGTAAAATCACTTTATccattatttaaatatagaactttatttaagaatttaaatCTCAATATACCATTTACTGACtttttttgataaatataaataattaaaacgtaatttgtaaaataaaagtgaTGATGAACCATTTATCCCATAATTATTCTTTGGTCTATGATAGCAGCTTAAGTGTCCTTTTTTGTAGATAACGAAatatgatttttcttttttaaattcttaTGCGTAAAGAATTTATTAAGCAATTGTTTGTACGTAATTTTGATAGAACGAAATTTAAGGTATAGTCTACAACTATTGAAAaggatattaattaatatactttcttCCGCATTACTGTTGTACATTTAATGGAGTATGAGAATATAGTATAGGTCATTGAATATCACAGTTTAAGAGAGAGCTCATTTcggatattaatttttcgattgTCGAAATGAAATGAACAATTATCTGGTTGTCGATATGATGTTAATTTGATTTGAAGAACGCCATCTGGTTCCGCGTGTCACCTATCTTTGGTCTATCCGTTCTTCTTCGTAATGAGAGAAATTGTAATGACTAATACCTGTGCAATctgtattgaaagaaaatttttctttctattgtaATCTCTTGCTCGTAACAGTATTCGAATGACACGCAATTTTATACATTCACCCAACTTATTCGGGtgctttttatatgtattttataagtAGTACTTATTGAATAGCTGTGATAACGACATAAGTCATCTGCGTCACTGGCTGTGTTCTTGATTATTTGTAGATTTGTTTTGAATCGTGATATGGCTGCGATGAAACAAACGTTTTATTAATTCAGTAAGTTGGAGGAGTgcctttgtaataatttatattgtaaaataatttgtattgtaaACATCTGAGCATTATtaggaaaattgataataacGACAGTTGTTACTTTCTGTCGTAATGTACGATGTTATGATGTTTTTTGTAACAATATGTAcggttgaatttcattttttagatAGATGAGAACTTTTGTTAAGACTATTTTTAGATTCTGTATCGTGCACGCATATGTTCTGAATTCTTGAGGAATAAATGGATTACTTTTAAAACGTTCAccataattgtttatttattgagaCGTCATATAAGTTTTGGTTGTCAAAGAAATCaagttaaaatttttgtttcacaCCTCACTCCTATATGACCCTTACTTTTGGGcttcgagaaaattaaatatgcCTGTGTATGTATAATTAGATGATATTGAAGGATCACATAAGAAAGTGTCAGCTATGAAACGTATTTACTTTTAGGAATGGTAGCCGTTGGAGCTACAGTTTTAATGGCAGCCAGTGGAGAAAGTTCTTCGAAtggaacagaaaataatttcactcgCTATGAGAATCAAAATGTTTGCTCTCGCAATGAAATGCAAACTAAACAACAGAACGCAGAGTGTCTTGTTAAAAAGAGTATGACATCTTCTGCTATGAATAGTAAGTGTCCTATTTTGAATTatctataaacattttatatgtaTACTTATATGAATGTctttataacattaatttatcTGAACAAAACAATTGCTAAACAATATATAGATTTTTAGAGTATATGCAACGTACTTCAATTTGATACAAATATTTCTGAATGCCTTTATAACAGAGAATAAGACTCGTACCTCCATGTTGGAAAAAAACAGTCGTTTAATTTCAAGATCAGAGAATAAAGAGAGTGGTAAGATTCTGTCATTGCATAAGACAACGCCAATTCGTGAAACTAAAGCTTCCAGATTAAGGGCTGCCTCAATTATATCTCCTAATGGTAGGTTGTAATTTATGGTTGCAACCAATGAACCtagaatttaatgtaatactttgttgattataatatttatatatatacgtagGTGGAACATTGGTTTCAAGAAGATTAGGTATGTCAGAAACATCTGCTTCTTTAGGTCTCCAACCCAGGACTAGTTCATCGATGAAGGATGTAAGTATTTAACTGCAGTGTATGATTATATAGTGTATGAATTAGCATAAACTATTAactaatgtttaataatatatataggaaaattcaatattaggtAACAGTAGTGCTATAAATCCTACAAGAAAAACTCAATGTAAGTAATTTAACCATTGTACCAttcttaaattcattatttactaaataattaagaCCTGTAATTATTTTTAGCTGAATGTAATGATAGACGAACCAGAAGACAATCAACTAAGCAAAGTTACATATCCAATACAATATCTACTTCAAATTCTACTAATCAACGTCAGCTAACAActaatttaagtaaaaaatcaGCTGAGTCAAAAACGACTTATCCGAAAGCTAGTACTCAATATGCTACAAATCATCCGAAAACTTCTACAACGCCTTCCGTTAATCCTCTGGCAAGcactaaatattcaaacatacaACGAACTaggtaattttatttcttcgtcTTCCAATGTTGTTAGTTCTTCATCTTCCGTAgtcttttattttgttgttgctAAAATAGAAATCAATAATTGACTTAAATTTTACAGTAGTGGTGGCCATAGTGATTCAGAAGTTTCACGAAGAGTTGATGCGTTAACAGCATTAACGAAGTCCGCGATAGAACGCGTAGAAAGACTTACGTCGCAAGCAAATTTGTCTTCAAATTATGGACCACAATTGGAAAATCATTCGTCTAGCACGTTATCTCAAGGAAACTCTACTAGTAATAAAGAAAGTAATATGAATAATGCGCATGTCTCACAATCATCGCCAAGAAAATGTTctattttaaagaaatcgaaTGATGAACATTTTCAAGATGGATCCTTAAATCAGCCGCACACGCCGGTTTCAATTCTGAAACATAAGATGTCTGACAGCGAAGGGGTTCAAAATTTGTCGAATCTTACTCATACAGTGTTACCAGTAACGTTTTCACCTTCTGTGGTAGAGCATACCACCCATAAGAGACACGGTATTTTAAAAAAGCGCAGCAGCTTGGATGAAAGTGAAATTCTTCGACGCCGTAGCTGTTCTCCAGATATTTCCTTTACTGATAATCCGTATTCTGAATTTAGGCCAATATTGAAAAATCAGAGGCGATCATCCCTGGATGAAATCGTTAAAAGAGACCAGAGCCCGGACCCTCAGCCTACTTctatattgaaaagaaaatcgtCTAGAGAAGATGATAGAGAAGAACGCCAAGTTGGTTCTTCAGAGCCACAGGGTATCCTCAAAAGAAAATCTACAAATAGCCTACGTACAAGTAATGTTAATCATCACGTGACTATTACAATGGATGCAACAAGTGTGACTGGTCCTGAAATACTTGATAGCTCTGAAGTAAGGCCGATACTAAAGAAAAAGCACAGCAGAGAGGAATCATTCGGTAGCGATCCACCGTCTTTAGAACCACGTCCAATATTGAAGAAAAAGTCGAGCACAGAATCGGATGAACACGATGATAAACCAAAAAAGACTATTTTGAAATGCACGCGTAAGAATTCGCAAGAAGAATGCACTTACGAAACGGAATTAACGTCGCCGAAGAAATTGTCTATGCTCAGAAATCGTTCTATTCAAGGTAAAACATCCGGAGTGATAGAAAATGATTCTGTGCGATCTATATTAAAACAATCGGGTAGTAAAGACAACGAATCACGAGTCCGTTTGAACTTACACGATGAAACAGTAGCTTCTAACGAAGCGTGTACTGAACCAACagatttatttttacgaaaaaGGGCACAATCTGTGGGCCATGTACAACCTTCAAGTATTCTTAATGAATTCACTGGTGTACTTAACAAACGAAGATCTCTAGAATTAACGTCTATGAGTGATGTGTTACAAGATAAGTTACAAACAAGATTAACGACCAATAGTAACTATTTAAAGCCAGACCTTTCCCTGGGTGGTGAGAGTGCCAATGTGTCTGCTATTTTTTCTGACACGTTAAGCAGGTATGTAATgcaagttttataaatatattttcttcaaaagtATGTctcatatatgtgtatatatatatttgttacaagATAATATATACaagtgtaaaaaatattaaattcttaattttttctaaACTGAAAATTTTCATGAAGGTTTCAAGTAACATTATTTTTCGtagtactttaaatattttattaaattacatttcacaAATACTAGATAAatcttaaattatataaaatgtatatagatatttttgctattatgtatatatattttttttcttatagtaatattcatttaatgaaTTCATAGTTAAATATCAGCATTACCTAGTTGTAATATTctaaattgatatttgtttacacaTTTACTCGATATAGTAATATGTAACTTTGGTAAGACTTTGAATCTGTGCCAAGTTTAATTATAGACACCTAGCAATTCTGAAAGCTACCAGAAAACAGAGAATCGGAGCATACACACAACCTGTATGTCTGTTTAAAAGTTAATTCAAGCTCGAGGTagtgtttttgtattttttttttacttataaaAGTCAGTTCTGCGTTTTATTAAGTGAAACATGTGCTCATTTCCTCTATACATTTCATTCAATGTATGTGTCAACAATTTGAGAAATTTTGGGagtatatattcatatataattcTAAGTTGTCATGTTAACTGTTTCAACATTTATGACACTATAGCTACTGAAGTAAAAAATGCTTAAGTCCCTGAAACCAAgtcttattaaatattcttgtgTGCATATATTTAGATTAGGAAGCACAAGTTCTTGCATCGTGGAACTAACATTGATAATACATTCCTGTTAAATTTTACAGTGCATCGTATAAGCTGCAATGATGATATTATTTAAAGCTTTAAACaaacattgtaatatattaatgttgtatataattatagtgTAACGAAAGAAAGGTCtgcagagaaagagaaagagtctGGGCCAGTACTTGGAATCGAAGAAAAAGATCAAGTAATTGTTCATGGACTTTCTGTAAATAATAGTATCGACGAAAGTACTTTGCTCTCTGATAAAATGACTGACAACAAGGAATATACAAATAACGAAGTATTGACCTCGCAAAGGAAACAAGATGATAcagattttcaagaaaataacaGTGTACACCGCAGCAATAGTGTTTCTAAAATGGCGCTGCATTTCAAAGCATTGCAAGAGAAAGCTAATTctaaggagaaagagaatttatcTCAGAAAACACCGAGCAAAGGTTCACGCGGGATACAACGATATAGAGACCGTAAACTTCAAGGAAACGATAGGTTCAGCACGCAGCCGGTAACTTTCCAAGAAGTACAGGAGGCGGTTTTACAAAATCAACGTAACGCAACATCGAATGGGAAATCAAGTTCGACAGAAGTTAATTTAACCGATGACGAATACGATCCATCCAAATTAAGCCTGGCGGAACGAGTGCGTCTCTTTAATCAGAAGATCGATACTGAAAAAAGTGTAGTGTCCAACAAAATGTCAGTGGAAAGGCACTTACGGAAACGACCTGCCACCCGTTACAAAACACAGCCAGTTACATCCGAAGAGGTTGAAGTAGCATCCAGGATATCTCCGTTAAATGTCATTCACCAATATTCCTCAGATAATAGTGAGTACATTTGTATTCGAATACCGATATCGCTacaaagataataatataaatgattattattatagctTCATCCTCAGAACTTCGAGAGCAGATGCATCTTTCTCAGGTTGACCTACCAAAAAGTACTTTAAAATCATTACCGTCCTTTTCACAAAATACGTCTAGAACGAAGAGTCCTGAACTCGAAGGTTTAAAGTTAATCAAATCTGTACTTAAGAAAGAGGCGGAAGAGCAAGGACAACAGACGCTTGAGAATTCTGATTCCTCGAACCTTACTCTAAAATCTAAAGTGGAAGAACGAATGGTGAGTTATAGCACAGACACTGATGATAATATCAATGAATCCAAGAATATTACATTTGACAAAATATCTTGTATAGGCGGGAGAAACAGAAACTGATTACTCTGCACAGTATAATTGGAGCAGTGGCTACAGTATGGAAGGTAGGCAATCTAAACTTAAACAGATACACGTGCTTTTCCATAGAAGCGATACGCAACatgaattaagtaaaataagaattaaatcTGCGTTAGATGATATAAACAATGTTCAAACTGAAATCACTGCAACCGAAAAGGATGAAGAAACACTGCAAACAGCAGATAACGAGGTGCCGTCGAGCGAGGATTTGTTGTGCAACATAAAGAATGAAGGTGTACATCGTCAGTCTAGTTTTTCAAAGCAAACCAGGTGAGACATCATTTGTCAATACACTGAACCGTCCGCCGTATTTTTCTGTGTAGAGTATAATATCAAGTGTGAATTTTAAATGACGTCAAACTTTTTCAATCATTCCTATAAGTGCTGATAAGATTACATTATGTAAAATAGTGTGAGTGGAGATATTCGTGTATATTGTAATTAAGAACTTGTAGGTACGCCTCTTTGTTGAAGAGTGCTAGTCATCACTCGATTAGCAACAGAAGGCATGAAACCGAATTATCTAGCGGAGCAGTACAGAAACAACACGGTATAGCTCTTCCAGGATTGTATCGTAGCGCGACTCAGGCGATACCATTGGTGGATACTAATGATGGCCCCAGCATGAGTATCGCTGATCGATTAGCGGCACTTCAGCGTAGCGGTAATACGAATTGGAAACGACGCATAGCGTCAGAATCAGTCAATTCGACGGTGGgtattttcattcgcgtaagcTGCGTCTTgattgtttttcaaatattaattaccatTCAAAATAATCCATTAGGATGGGGTATCTACTAGTTCACCGGCTAAAGAAGAACTGAGCATCAAACAAGGAGTACTCGCTGATTGCCTTGGGAAGTTAGAGTCTGCCACAGAGGGATGGAAGAAGAGAGTGGCTGTGTCGGATGCAATGAAGTTTACGGTAGCTGGTAGAATGAAGGTAGAATTACCGGAGAAGCTAGAAACGGGACCGAGTTCGCCACTCGTCGAAGTTACTGGAAGCATTGCAGACAGAAAGAAGAAAACACCACGTCCCGAACGATTCAGAGCTAAAAGGGgtaatatttttgaatgataatttcaatacattcacgaatatttttattcgttaaagAGTGTCTGAAAATTAGGTACAAACAACATATTAAGACACGTTATATTTTCAGGATATATGAAAGATGCTGTGTCCACGCCAACTAGTCCTAGCAAAGATTCGTACAGTAAATTACGTATAAGCTTCTCTGAACCTACAAGTGATGATAGTGGTtagtgaatattttttactggCGTTAccactaatttctttaataatggaTTTCATCTAATTGGTGTATGTTGCAGGAGAAGAAAGTAAGACAGAGAAAACTTTATCGCCGACTGTATCAATACCCAAGATAGATGATGAAACATTCACCTCGTTTTTTACTGGAATTTCTTTGGAGAAGTGTGAAGCTGAATCTGTCGATTTAAATGAGAATGATTTTGATATAATCACGTCGCAATCGGAATTGTAAATTTTCCATCTTGTTTTAGTTATAGtagttaatattttaaactatgGTTTTCATAGGCTCACAATTTTTCAGGTTAGTTCAGAGGCGTAACATACGATTACATAGGCGACGCATTATATCTAGAAATCCACTTCAAGCGTTAGCTGCTCGTACCGATTTAAGATCAGAGTATACCGAAGTACGAACTGGTATCGCGGAGAAAGTAATGAAACAGTTGAACGTTGAAAAATGTAAGCTTTTGTAATTAAGTATaccatatttcttttttattatgttGCAGTGTCAAGTACAGTAGTTTTGAATTACATTCTGTTGCAGTGGCTAAAAATTCATCTTTAGCTATGGAAGCTTTAGCTGGTCTGGCTTCCACTGAAGATTTTAGCAACGTAACACTGAGAAACGTAGCAGAATCGAATGTCTCGCTAAATAAACTGCAACCGTATAAAGATTTAATGTTGATCTTAATTAAAGGAAGACGTCACGTACAAGTGAAACTAATTGCCCCAGTCGCAGAGAATATTAATAGCGGCGACAATTTTGTATTAGTGACAAAAACAGAGGTAAGGAGAATATACTTTGTTAATGTTGAAAAACAAGAATATTGCTACTAATTTATCTTTTGTTAGGTATATAACTATGTTGGAAAATACTGTAACGTTATTGAGAAAGTTCGTGGCGCGAAAATTGCGATGACCATTCAGCAAAACAAAGATCTTGGTACTCAAGCAACTCAAGTTATTACTATTAACGAAGATAAAGTAACGTGCACAAGAAGTCAATTGCAAAAATTCTGGAATTATCTTGGCGTTGAAAGTGAAAATATAGATGGTGAGATATCTTTCAATCTTGATAAATCTAATTACGATACAgtaataatcaatttattttcactaATTGCAGTTATCGATGCTGGTCATCCCGATGAAGATGAACTCTATGAGACAACTATGATACATACAAATATGATATATGAAATGAAGGGTGAAGAATTGGTGCCTCTTGATAAATATTGGGGTGCTATACCAAAAATTGAAATGCTCGATCCAAATAAGGTTTGCTCAACAATTGAAATCTCGTTTTATTATCGTATATATTCTTTGAATTATAAATGATCGTATTTGTTTCTTAAGGTTCTAGTGTTCGATTTTGGCAGTGAAATGTACATATGGAGTGGGAAGGGAGCATCTGTCGATAAGAAGAAGATTGCAACGAATCTCGCTACAGAAATGTGGAAAGAAGGATATGATTACTCGGAATGTGCTGT belongs to Nomia melanderi isolate GNS246 chromosome 12, iyNomMela1, whole genome shotgun sequence and includes:
- the Svil gene encoding supervillin isoform X1; amino-acid sequence: MVAVGATVLMAASGESSSNGTENNFTRYENQNVCSRNEMQTKQQNAECLVKKSMTSSAMNKNKTRTSMLEKNSRLISRSENKESGKILSLHKTTPIRETKASRLRAASIISPNGGTLVSRRLGMSETSASLGLQPRTSSSMKDENSILGNSSAINPTRKTQSECNDRRTRRQSTKQSYISNTISTSNSTNQRQLTTNLSKKSAESKTTYPKASTQYATNHPKTSTTPSVNPLASTKYSNIQRTSSGGHSDSEVSRRVDALTALTKSAIERVERLTSQANLSSNYGPQLENHSSSTLSQGNSTSNKESNMNNAHVSQSSPRKCSILKKSNDEHFQDGSLNQPHTPVSILKHKMSDSEGVQNLSNLTHTVLPVTFSPSVVEHTTHKRHGILKKRSSLDESEILRRRSCSPDISFTDNPYSEFRPILKNQRRSSLDEIVKRDQSPDPQPTSILKRKSSREDDREERQVGSSEPQGILKRKSTNSLRTSNVNHHVTITMDATSVTGPEILDSSEVRPILKKKHSREESFGSDPPSLEPRPILKKKSSTESDEHDDKPKKTILKCTRKNSQEECTYETELTSPKKLSMLRNRSIQGKTSGVIENDSVRSILKQSGSKDNESRVRLNLHDETVASNEACTEPTDLFLRKRAQSVGHVQPSSILNEFTGVLNKRRSLELTSMSDVLQDKLQTRLTTNSNYLKPDLSLGGESANVSAIFSDTLSSVTKERSAEKEKESGPVLGIEEKDQVIVHGLSVNNSIDESTLLSDKMTDNKEYTNNEVLTSQRKQDDTDFQENNSVHRSNSVSKMALHFKALQEKANSKEKENLSQKTPSKGSRGIQRYRDRKLQGNDRFSTQPVTFQEVQEAVLQNQRNATSNGKSSSTEVNLTDDEYDPSKLSLAERVRLFNQKIDTEKSVVSNKMSVERHLRKRPATRYKTQPVTSEEVEVASRISPLNVIHQYSSDNTSSSELREQMHLSQVDLPKSTLKSLPSFSQNTSRTKSPELEGLKLIKSVLKKEAEEQGQQTLENSDSSNLTLKSKVEERMAGETETDYSAQYNWSSGYSMEGRQSKLKQIHVLFHRSDTQHELSKIRIKSALDDINNVQTEITATEKDEETLQTADNEVPSSEDLLCNIKNEGVHRQSSFSKQTRYASLLKSASHHSISNRRHETELSSGAVQKQHGIALPGLYRSATQAIPLVDTNDGPSMSIADRLAALQRSGNTNWKRRIASESVNSTDGVSTSSPAKEELSIKQGVLADCLGKLESATEGWKKRVAVSDAMKFTVAGRMKVELPEKLETGPSSPLVEVTGSIADRKKKTPRPERFRAKRGYMKDAVSTPTSPSKDSYSKLRISFSEPTSDDSGEESKTEKTLSPTVSIPKIDDETFTSFFTGISLEKCEAESVDLNENDFDIITSQSELLVQRRNIRLHRRRIISRNPLQALAARTDLRSEYTEVRTGIAEKVMKQLNVEKLAKNSSLAMEALAGLASTEDFSNVTLRNVAESNVSLNKLQPYKDLMLILIKGRRHVQVKLIAPVAENINSGDNFVLVTKTEVYNYVGKYCNVIEKVRGAKIAMTIQQNKDLGTQATQVITINEDKVTCTRSQLQKFWNYLGVESENIDVIDAGHPDEDELYETTMIHTNMIYEMKGEELVPLDKYWGAIPKIEMLDPNKVLVFDFGSEMYIWSGKGASVDKKKIATNLATEMWKEGYDYSECAVCPINAASMLGRRTVSQMDSKSAKVRPKWCLFAKLTQHVETILFREKFLDWPNASGIIRVRGETSKEQVDGTIVIEPCNINNLLEENTSPVDLVLEGSHLGRGTGWYDDEMMKQYVVMTTSVEVWHIDEFSHTLLDDTSIGQFYSGDSYIVHWMYSVTITGRELSGMPSKHSSKGRDRSVYFIWQGQSASLNEQGAAALLTIQLDNDQAPQIRVVQGHEPAAFLNLFSGGMIVHCGKKNDKKQDERWRLYICRGTLESEVSLTEIPCSTRQLRSRGSLLLLDSENNKIYVWHGSNALPHIKKGANNAAKKLQENRPQETRLSSDGDIEIVEINEGTEPEEFFNALGGMNKSLYVSLEKDQSQEHTPRLFHLSSISKEFKPVEILCPHRASLSTPFPFLQEDLYQVNQPALFLLDNKNELWIWQGWWPDTGAEDQSGSKAVRWQAERRAAMTTAMQYWQSLHPETTKFPIYLVWAGLEPLQFINLFPTWKYRDDIAEINIEDGRNPGEVLSVESELARLTKSTYPPAQLLQRPLPEGVDPTHLELYLSQQHFEELLGMSKEQFQELPVWKQVNIKKEIGLF
- the Svil gene encoding supervillin isoform X3, with protein sequence MVAVGATVLMAASGESSSNGTENNFTRYENQNVCSRNEMQTKQQNAECLVKKSMTSSAMNKNKTRTSMLEKNSRLISRSENKESGKILSLHKTTPIRETKASRLRAASIISPNGGTLVSRRLGMSETSASLGLQPRTSSSMKDENSILGNSSAINPTRKTQSECNDRRTRRQSTKQSYISNTISTSNSTNQRQLTTNLSKKSAESKTTYPKASTQYATNHPKTSTTPSVNPLASTKYSNIQRTSSGGHSDSEVSRRVDALTALTKSAIERVERLTSQANLSSNYGPQLENHSSSTLSQGNSTSNKESNMNNAHVSQSSPRKCSILKKSNDEHFQDGSLNQPHTPVSILKHKMSDSEGVQNLSNLTHTVLPVTFSPSVVEHTTHKRHGILKKRSSLDESEILRRRSCSPDISFTDNPYSEFRPILKNQRRSSLDEIVKRDQSPDPQPTSILKRKSSREDDREERQVGSSEPQGILKRKSTNSLRTSNVNHHVTITMDATSVTGPEILDSSEVRPILKKKHSREESFGSDPPSLEPRPILKKKSSTESDEHDDKPKKTILKCTRKNSQEECTYETELTSPKKLSMLRNRSIQGKTSGVIENDSVRSILKQSGSKDNESRVRLNLHDETVASNEACTEPTDLFLRKRAQSVGHVQPSSILNEFTGVLNKRRSLELTSMSDVLQDKLQTRLTTNSNYLKPDLSLGGESANVSAIFSDTLSSVTKERSAEKEKESGPVLGIEEKDQVIVHGLSVNNSIDESTLLSDKMTDNKEYTNNEVLTSQRKQDDTDFQENNSVHRSNSVSKMALHFKALQEKANSKEKENLSQKTPSKGSRGIQRYRDRKLQGNDRFSTQPVTFQEVQEAVLQNQRNATSNGKSSSTEVNLTDDEYDPSKLSLAERVRLFNQKIDTEKSVVSNKMSVERHLRKRPATRYKTQPVTSEEVEVASRISPLNVIHQYSSDNTSSSELREQMHLSQVDLPKSTLKSLPSFSQNTSRTKSPELEGLKLIKSVLKKEAEEQGQQTLENSDSSNLTLKSKVEERMAGETETDYSAQYNWSSGYSMEDDINNVQTEITATEKDEETLQTADNEVPSSEDLLCNIKNEGVHRQSSFSKQTRYASLLKSASHHSISNRRHETELSSGAVQKQHGIALPGLYRSATQAIPLVDTNDGPSMSIADRLAALQRSGNTNWKRRIASESVNSTDGVSTSSPAKEELSIKQGVLADCLGKLESATEGWKKRVAVSDAMKFTVAGRMKVELPEKLETGPSSPLVEVTGSIADRKKKTPRPERFRAKRGYMKDAVSTPTSPSKDSYSKLRISFSEPTSDDSGEESKTEKTLSPTVSIPKIDDETFTSFFTGISLEKCEAESVDLNENDFDIITSQSELLVQRRNIRLHRRRIISRNPLQALAARTDLRSEYTEVRTGIAEKVMKQLNVEKLAKNSSLAMEALAGLASTEDFSNVTLRNVAESNVSLNKLQPYKDLMLILIKGRRHVQVKLIAPVAENINSGDNFVLVTKTEVYNYVGKYCNVIEKVRGAKIAMTIQQNKDLGTQATQVITINEDKVTCTRSQLQKFWNYLGVESENIDVIDAGHPDEDELYETTMIHTNMIYEMKGEELVPLDKYWGAIPKIEMLDPNKVLVFDFGSEMYIWSGKGASVDKKKIATNLATEMWKEGYDYSECAVCPINAASMLGRRTVSQMDSKSAKVRPKWCLFAKLTQHVETILFREKFLDWPNASGIIRVRGETSKEQVDGTIVIEPCNINNLLEENTSPVDLVLEGSHLGRGTGWYDDEMMKQYVVMTTSVEVWHIDEFSHTLLDDTSIGQFYSGDSYIVHWMYSVTITGRELSGMPSKHSSKGRDRSVYFIWQGQSASLNEQGAAALLTIQLDNDQAPQIRVVQGHEPAAFLNLFSGGMIVHCGKKNDKKQDERWRLYICRGTLESEVSLTEIPCSTRQLRSRGSLLLLDSENNKIYVWHGSNALPHIKKGANNAAKKLQENRPQETRLSSDGDIEIVEINEGTEPEEFFNALGGMNKSLYVSLEKDQSQEHTPRLFHLSSISKEFKPVEILCPHRASLSTPFPFLQEDLYQVNQPALFLLDNKNELWIWQGWWPDTGAEDQSGSKAVRWQAERRAAMTTAMQYWQSLHPETTKFPIYLVWAGLEPLQFINLFPTWKYRDDIAEINIEDGRNPGEVLSVESELARLTKSTYPPAQLLQRPLPEGVDPTHLELYLSQQHFEELLGMSKEQFQELPVWKQVNIKKEIGLF